A window of the Bdellovibrio sp. ZAP7 genome harbors these coding sequences:
- a CDS encoding potassium channel family protein, translating into MKLVLSKPHSSSKRRVPKHKHRKKIYITRFTAMISHPLFWILTLAGNIMIVLGAVLIYYSESFGSNHPNFIDCLMWSTSIVTTIGFIPWVPETQVGKVTAIALMFFGTFFVWSYMAFLVTTLISPALSSIEKEVEDVERELSEIRTKQL; encoded by the coding sequence ATGAAACTTGTCTTATCGAAACCTCATTCCAGCTCAAAAAGAAGAGTGCCTAAGCACAAACACAGGAAAAAGATATATATCACACGCTTTACGGCCATGATAAGCCACCCACTGTTCTGGATCCTAACTTTGGCCGGAAATATCATGATAGTACTTGGTGCAGTTCTCATCTACTATTCAGAATCATTCGGCTCAAACCACCCAAATTTTATCGACTGTCTAATGTGGAGTACCAGCATCGTGACAACAATTGGGTTTATTCCGTGGGTTCCAGAGACACAGGTTGGAAAGGTTACAGCAATCGCACTTATGTTTTTTGGTACATTCTTCGTTTGGTCATACATGGCATTTCTAGTAACGACACTTATATCTCCAGCCCTTTCCTCTATTGAAAAAGAAGTTGAAGATGTTGAAAGAGAACTTTCAGAAATTCGAACAAAACAACTATAA
- a CDS encoding cation-transporting P-type ATPase: MRTVISVIALKGLPLSSEGLRSDQVIVQQNRFGRNEFTNSSKARWWQILWGSVKDPMILLLFVTGTIFLSVGNRHEAITLYLAILPLLLMDLYLHRRTELSTEDLKNKIGKIASVIRDNKAREINCDELVPGDLILLKTGDVLPADGYLESSESILLNESVLTGESLPVSKVSLPTLPTILNDDQMSIDSACLVYAGTRVMRGKGILRLYRTGSHTEYGMIIQSLSSVPKERTALQKSISDLVKVLTIAGLCGCVVLGLIRLFQGDSIANALLSAAIFAVAAMPEEFPIVFSFFLGVGVYRLAKKKALVKRAVTVESIGRVQCICTDKTGTMTSGELTLSEIVPSQGFSRQELLEAAASASEEHPVDPVDVVISIAFGKDHLKKIKVFPFTEMRKKETAICKSAEDQVMGFSKGAPEVIFKQCELTEADLLYWRNLISKYSNMGMKVLACARKAKVSDREIETEPVNGFSLLGILGFSDPLRPGVKNAIEFCQKNRIKVLMLTGDHPGTALAIASQAGMGNENPKVLTFEDRPELWSEQGILDQASELLEYDVIARCNPLHKLWIVRSLRTHFSVVAVTGDGVNDVPAIQQADIGIAMGQRGVQSARDVASIVLADDNFVTIINAIQEGKQLLKNLNSSFEYLLLMQVPLVLGALIIPMMGQPLLFLPVHLVWLELILHPTSLLGFQMDVSKSKKFQESDFFNKKQLFAISLKGLLVCVFMSSNFFLALGENKGVGYARANALLVLILAGISYHLFKTRLSTRASFSIFLLNSVVTVAIFQVSYFATFLSVDVLSFSDWVRASLMVILSISISELVIKTWNYNS, translated from the coding sequence GTGAGAACGGTAATTTCTGTAATTGCATTAAAAGGACTGCCATTGTCCAGCGAAGGGCTTCGAAGCGATCAGGTGATTGTACAACAGAACCGCTTTGGAAGGAACGAATTCACCAATAGCTCAAAGGCTCGTTGGTGGCAGATTCTTTGGGGGTCAGTTAAGGATCCGATGATATTACTGTTGTTTGTAACCGGAACAATTTTTCTTTCGGTTGGTAATCGTCATGAGGCAATCACTCTTTATTTGGCGATTTTGCCTCTTTTATTGATGGATCTGTATTTACATCGCCGTACTGAACTATCAACTGAAGATTTAAAAAATAAAATCGGTAAGATTGCTTCGGTAATCAGAGACAACAAAGCTCGCGAAATTAATTGCGATGAATTAGTGCCCGGAGATCTTATTTTATTAAAGACCGGTGACGTTTTACCAGCGGACGGATACCTGGAATCTTCCGAAAGTATACTGCTCAATGAATCGGTTCTGACAGGAGAATCCCTACCAGTTAGTAAAGTGTCGTTGCCTACGTTGCCGACAATTTTGAACGATGATCAGATGTCCATTGATTCTGCTTGCCTTGTGTATGCCGGGACACGGGTGATGCGCGGAAAAGGCATCCTAAGGTTGTATAGAACTGGTTCTCATACTGAGTATGGAATGATCATCCAATCTTTATCGAGCGTTCCAAAAGAACGAACGGCATTGCAAAAAAGTATATCTGATTTGGTGAAGGTTCTTACCATAGCGGGCTTATGTGGTTGTGTCGTTCTTGGTTTGATTCGGCTGTTTCAAGGTGACAGTATAGCCAATGCTTTACTAAGCGCTGCAATTTTTGCAGTGGCTGCGATGCCAGAGGAATTTCCGATCGTGTTTTCATTTTTTTTAGGAGTCGGGGTGTATCGGCTTGCAAAGAAAAAAGCCTTGGTTAAGAGAGCTGTCACCGTTGAAAGCATTGGTAGAGTTCAATGTATATGTACCGACAAAACCGGAACAATGACCTCCGGTGAGTTGACACTCAGCGAGATTGTTCCCTCACAGGGTTTTTCGAGACAGGAACTTTTAGAAGCTGCGGCGAGCGCGTCGGAAGAACATCCGGTGGATCCCGTTGATGTCGTAATTTCAATAGCGTTCGGAAAAGATCACCTAAAAAAAATTAAAGTCTTTCCATTTACAGAAATGCGGAAAAAGGAAACTGCAATCTGTAAATCGGCTGAGGATCAAGTCATGGGCTTCAGCAAAGGAGCTCCCGAGGTCATCTTTAAACAGTGTGAACTAACCGAGGCTGATCTACTGTACTGGCGGAATCTCATTTCCAAATATTCTAATATGGGTATGAAAGTTCTAGCCTGCGCTCGCAAGGCGAAAGTTTCAGATCGAGAGATTGAGACGGAGCCCGTGAATGGATTTTCGTTGTTGGGTATTCTAGGGTTTTCTGATCCTTTGCGTCCGGGTGTTAAAAATGCGATCGAATTCTGCCAAAAAAATCGAATCAAGGTACTCATGCTTACTGGCGATCACCCAGGTACCGCTTTGGCAATCGCTTCCCAGGCGGGGATGGGAAACGAAAACCCCAAAGTACTGACTTTCGAGGATCGTCCTGAGTTGTGGAGCGAGCAAGGGATACTCGACCAGGCCTCCGAGCTTTTAGAATACGATGTCATAGCAAGGTGCAATCCACTTCATAAATTGTGGATTGTTCGTTCTCTCAGGACGCATTTTTCGGTCGTAGCGGTGACGGGTGATGGTGTAAACGATGTTCCAGCAATTCAACAAGCAGATATTGGAATAGCAATGGGCCAACGGGGCGTACAATCTGCCAGAGACGTGGCCTCTATCGTCTTAGCCGATGACAACTTCGTGACTATCATTAATGCGATACAAGAGGGAAAACAACTATTAAAAAACCTGAATTCCAGTTTTGAATATTTATTGTTGATGCAGGTCCCACTGGTGCTCGGCGCTTTGATAATTCCGATGATGGGACAACCGCTGCTTTTTTTACCAGTTCATTTAGTTTGGTTAGAGCTAATCCTTCATCCAACATCATTGTTGGGTTTTCAGATGGATGTATCTAAATCAAAAAAGTTCCAAGAAAGTGACTTTTTCAATAAAAAACAACTATTCGCTATTTCCCTTAAGGGATTACTAGTGTGTGTTTTTATGTCTTCAAACTTCTTTCTCGCTCTAGGGGAGAACAAAGGGGTCGGGTATGCAAGAGCCAACGCCTTACTGGTGCTAATATTGGCTGGCATTTCTTATCATCTATTTAAAACAAGGCTTTCGACGAGGGCGAGCTTTAGTATTTTTTTGTTAAACAGTGTTGTGACCGTTGCGATTTTTCAGGTTTCTTATTTTGCAACATTTCTATCGGTAGATGTCCTCAGTTTTTCTGACTGGGTAAGGGCATCTCTTATGGTAATTCTCTCGATCTCAATATCTGAATTAGTGATAAAAACGTGGAACTATAATTCATGA
- a CDS encoding DUF346 domain-containing protein, with translation MGMAFLRALIVSLLMTWCISTWAFFMPEAPQGAPLEGPDIQNDDPRPPGWSAWDTIGGTGTSDPASCSRNNFRTEVFVRGTDNALWHRRWNGNSWEAWESLGGALTSSPSAACWGANRIDVFVRGTDNALWVRSWRSGHWLPWYSLGGYLTTGPGSASRSGNRLDVFVAGADSSLYQRSFSGTSWGPWVSLGGTLTSDPSAVSWSSTRLDVFARGTDNALWHKWFSGGTWSSWESLGGVLTSAPGSSSWAVGQLDVYVRGTDNSLYYRRYLSGSWSAWSSLGGTLTSGPSATSSGNQRSLVFVKGTDNAIWYRTYKE, from the coding sequence ATGGGAATGGCGTTCCTACGTGCGCTGATAGTTTCTTTACTGATGACCTGGTGTATTTCAACCTGGGCCTTTTTTATGCCCGAGGCTCCTCAGGGAGCTCCGCTTGAAGGTCCCGATATTCAAAATGATGACCCTCGCCCGCCGGGATGGTCTGCATGGGATACGATAGGAGGCACGGGAACATCGGATCCGGCTTCTTGCTCAAGGAATAACTTTCGCACTGAGGTTTTCGTACGCGGCACTGATAATGCTTTATGGCATCGTCGTTGGAACGGTAATTCCTGGGAAGCCTGGGAATCATTGGGGGGAGCTTTAACTTCTTCTCCTTCGGCTGCATGCTGGGGAGCGAATCGTATCGACGTTTTCGTGCGTGGAACTGACAATGCCTTATGGGTTCGTAGCTGGCGTTCAGGTCATTGGTTACCATGGTACTCATTGGGTGGGTATTTAACAACGGGACCTGGTTCTGCCAGCAGATCAGGAAATCGCTTGGACGTTTTTGTTGCAGGAGCGGATAGTTCACTTTATCAACGGTCATTTTCGGGAACATCTTGGGGACCATGGGTGAGTTTAGGTGGTACGTTAACATCCGATCCATCGGCAGTTTCTTGGAGCTCCACTCGTTTGGATGTTTTTGCTCGTGGAACTGACAATGCTCTCTGGCACAAATGGTTTTCCGGAGGAACATGGTCTTCTTGGGAGTCTTTAGGGGGAGTGCTGACTTCGGCTCCTGGTTCGTCATCATGGGCAGTGGGACAATTGGATGTCTATGTCAGGGGGACGGATAACTCTCTTTACTATCGTCGTTACTTAAGCGGCTCCTGGAGTGCGTGGAGTTCTTTAGGGGGAACCCTGACTTCGGGGCCTTCTGCAACTTCATCAGGTAACCAGCGATCCCTGGTGTTTGTCAAAGGTACGGACAATGCAATTTGGTATCGCACGTATAAAGAATAA
- a CDS encoding cell wall metabolism sensor histidine kinase WalK, whose protein sequence is MEPLAVESMNGANILLGKIVQEINTKMGSGCPFDQILESLFDSLIILIPFDRIGIALVDAEAKSIRLEWVKSRISVNSIKRGYSANLEGSSLKRIIETGEPRIINDLREYAAVNNQSASTKLILKDGMLSNLTCPLRSDNKAIGVVFFSSRDPDTYRDAHIQVFKSIADELSVVVEQAKLKDYFTEIRKRDLALSKIIHDIRSPVSVIEGYLELASEEEWYDSLPVKFKDICSILKRNTSSILSLLDELREYSLVSIPKGSLTPLSLGEVALNDFCIDISAVGEILAATKDISFETDLSEGLPPVITIDRNRMQRVLENLITNSIKFSKRGTKITFSVWSHDDRIYFSIADEGLGIRTDELPKLFTDFGKTSTLPSEGEKSSGLGLAIVKNIIEQHSGQISVESSVGRGSTFTFWLPLGRP, encoded by the coding sequence ATGGAGCCGCTTGCTGTGGAAAGTATGAATGGTGCGAATATTTTGCTGGGCAAGATAGTTCAAGAAATTAATACTAAAATGGGATCGGGGTGTCCATTTGATCAAATACTTGAATCTCTCTTTGATTCACTCATTATATTAATTCCATTTGATAGAATTGGCATTGCATTGGTGGATGCTGAGGCGAAATCGATTCGATTAGAATGGGTAAAGTCTCGAATAAGTGTCAACTCTATCAAGCGGGGCTACTCGGCTAATCTTGAGGGAAGCAGTTTAAAACGGATTATAGAAACAGGGGAGCCGCGGATCATAAATGATTTGCGCGAGTATGCTGCCGTAAATAATCAATCTGCTTCGACGAAATTGATATTAAAGGACGGGATGCTTTCCAATTTAACCTGTCCTTTAAGATCCGATAATAAAGCAATTGGAGTGGTTTTCTTTTCAAGTCGCGATCCCGACACCTATCGGGACGCCCATATTCAAGTATTCAAATCTATCGCTGATGAGCTTTCCGTTGTCGTGGAGCAGGCGAAGCTAAAGGACTATTTCACTGAAATTAGAAAACGTGATCTAGCGTTGTCCAAAATTATTCATGATATAAGGTCCCCCGTCAGTGTTATTGAGGGATATCTTGAATTAGCGTCTGAAGAGGAATGGTACGATTCTTTACCTGTAAAGTTTAAAGATATTTGCTCAATTTTAAAACGAAATACCAGTTCCATACTCAGTTTGTTGGATGAATTAAGAGAGTATTCATTGGTATCCATCCCTAAAGGTAGTCTGACGCCATTGAGTTTAGGTGAGGTTGCGCTGAATGATTTTTGTATTGATATTTCAGCTGTTGGCGAAATACTCGCGGCGACCAAGGATATTTCGTTTGAGACAGATTTGTCCGAAGGTTTGCCCCCCGTCATCACGATTGATCGGAATCGAATGCAGCGCGTGCTTGAAAATCTGATTACAAATTCAATCAAATTTTCCAAAAGAGGCACCAAAATCACTTTTTCAGTTTGGTCCCATGATGACCGAATTTACTTCTCGATAGCCGACGAAGGTTTGGGAATACGCACCGATGAACTACCGAAACTTTTCACTGATTTTGGAAAGACCAGCACCCTGCCCAGCGAAGGCGAGAAAAGTTCTGGGTTGGGCTTGGCGATTGTTAAAAACATTATAGAGCAACACAGTGGCCAGATATCCGTCGAAAGTAGTGTGGGACGCGGATCTACATTTACATTTTGGTTGCCTTTGGGAAGACCGTGA
- a CDS encoding Hsp20/alpha crystallin family protein yields MASNLQKWFENRSPFRGLSNIDDSFDRLMNELMNMKRNGGLGSFEFSPSCDLAEEENQYIMTFDLPGVNKDQVKVEVDNNQITVSAERKEEKKKDTKRTHLSEIHYGSYQRSFTIPGTIDEKKIDAKFENGVLTLIVPKTESSKLKQIPVH; encoded by the coding sequence ATGGCCAGCAATTTACAAAAATGGTTTGAGAACAGAAGTCCCTTTCGTGGTTTGTCGAACATAGACGATTCATTTGACAGATTAATGAATGAATTGATGAATATGAAACGCAATGGCGGTCTTGGGTCTTTCGAGTTTTCCCCTTCTTGCGATCTAGCAGAGGAAGAAAATCAGTATATCATGACTTTCGATCTGCCCGGGGTGAACAAAGACCAGGTAAAAGTTGAAGTAGATAACAATCAAATCACTGTATCTGCCGAGCGCAAAGAAGAAAAGAAAAAGGACACAAAAAGAACGCATCTTTCAGAAATTCACTATGGTTCTTATCAGCGTAGTTTCACAATCCCTGGTACAATAGATGAAAAAAAAATCGATGCAAAATTTGAAAACGGTGTTCTGACATTAATCGTACCAAAAACTGAATCATCGAAGCTCAAACAAATTCCCGTGCATTAA
- a CDS encoding rhodanese-like domain-containing protein: MAYKNIFVGKFVTGVAVSIILTSHLAFAKDVFLDVRTSEEFSQGHIPNAINIDVLKSDFSSKVSELNRNDVYKVYCKSGKRAKKAVMIMHDLKFKNLDNLGSYEDAQVYFKKSQDAAGTP, from the coding sequence ATGGCATATAAGAATATATTTGTTGGAAAATTTGTCACCGGAGTTGCGGTGTCCATCATTCTAACGTCCCATCTTGCTTTTGCAAAAGATGTGTTCCTGGATGTCAGGACTTCGGAAGAATTTTCTCAAGGGCATATACCCAATGCCATAAATATTGATGTTCTTAAGTCGGACTTTAGTAGCAAAGTTTCAGAATTGAATCGCAATGATGTGTATAAAGTTTATTGCAAAAGCGGAAAACGTGCAAAAAAGGCCGTCATGATAATGCACGACTTAAAATTCAAAAATTTAGATAATTTGGGAAGCTATGAAGATGCGCAAGTATACTTCAAGAAGTCGCAAGATGCCGCCGGTACGCCATAG
- a CDS encoding sigma-54-dependent Fis family transcriptional regulator, which translates to MNQLSSSDFRSHHPLIRDLLRSLPRIASTDANILIQGESGTGKEMLARYIHRLSPRASKPLLAINCSAIPEALLESEFFGHRKGAFTGAVCDHKGIFESVRGGTVFLDEIGDMPFHLQSKLLRVIQERSVRPIGSPFEHKVDFTIIAATHKNLKTEIKNAKFREDLYYRLNVIPISLPPLRQRRDDIPDLIEGFTKKFSKKYALTEDLSFSENAVIELKSHSWPGNIRELENFIERTIVFNLNKTKIEKGDLPSFEEREDFQQFNYFRNFPTLSDLEENYIRYVLASVNLHQGRAAEILGISRRTISRLLNQKSHEL; encoded by the coding sequence GTGAACCAACTGTCATCGTCAGATTTTAGATCTCATCATCCCTTGATTCGGGACCTATTAAGATCATTGCCCAGAATAGCTTCCACCGATGCAAATATACTTATCCAAGGTGAAAGTGGTACTGGCAAAGAAATGCTAGCAAGATATATTCATCGATTAAGCCCAAGGGCATCGAAACCCTTACTTGCTATCAATTGTTCCGCAATCCCCGAAGCTCTTCTAGAATCAGAATTTTTTGGCCATCGTAAAGGAGCTTTTACGGGCGCAGTTTGTGATCACAAGGGAATTTTTGAGTCGGTGCGCGGAGGAACGGTTTTTTTGGATGAAATAGGTGACATGCCTTTTCATCTTCAGTCTAAACTCTTACGAGTAATTCAGGAACGAAGCGTACGGCCCATTGGTTCCCCATTTGAACACAAAGTAGACTTCACGATCATCGCTGCCACCCATAAGAATCTAAAGACCGAAATAAAAAATGCCAAGTTTAGGGAGGACCTGTATTATCGGCTTAATGTTATCCCCATTTCTCTCCCCCCGCTGCGTCAGCGCCGAGATGATATTCCGGATTTAATTGAAGGGTTTACTAAAAAGTTTAGCAAAAAATACGCCCTTACGGAGGATCTAAGTTTTAGCGAAAACGCCGTGATCGAATTAAAGTCGCACTCTTGGCCCGGAAACATTCGAGAGCTTGAAAACTTTATCGAACGCACAATCGTGTTCAATCTGAATAAAACAAAAATAGAAAAAGGCGATCTTCCCAGCTTTGAAGAAAGGGAAGATTTTCAACAATTTAATTATTTTAGAAATTTTCCGACCTTATCCGATCTGGAGGAAAATTATATTCGGTATGTATTAGCTTCGGTGAATCTCCACCAAGGCAGAGCGGCAGAAATATTGGGCATCAGTCGCAGAACGATTTCCCGGCTTCTAAATCAAAAGTCTCATGAATTATAG
- a CDS encoding universal stress protein yields MENKVILAADDLSSRSKASNTRSDIIRDLSAEIARRLRLPLGIVYVSLSKQGEYSPQLIAQVKRQDREAIQKLKKQMSYYSVKTKVDTVLGDPVEMILKRADLKSTELLVIGAQWKRGIQKILIGSVSEEILRKASCPVLIVGPEVVRNDYEIPIEDPLRILMLTDLSPASTGAEDYANFLAKRMKADLTICYSWGHRMYELKEALASRKLSNLKLAIHSMNTRRRIEKLLNDKVKTAEKMGINVQGLLLSQQKSLERVIASDGDQMADLIVVGSHSRSRVTKAFIGSTTRKLILESPVPILVVRSNR; encoded by the coding sequence ATGGAGAACAAAGTAATCTTAGCAGCAGATGATCTTTCAAGTAGATCAAAAGCGTCGAACACGCGCTCTGATATAATTAGAGATCTATCTGCTGAAATCGCAAGACGTTTGAGGCTGCCCCTTGGTATTGTATACGTGTCATTATCCAAACAGGGTGAATATTCTCCTCAGTTAATTGCTCAAGTGAAACGACAAGACCGTGAAGCGATACAAAAGCTAAAAAAACAAATGTCCTACTATTCCGTAAAAACAAAAGTCGATACCGTTCTCGGTGACCCCGTGGAAATGATTCTGAAAAGAGCTGATCTTAAAAGTACAGAACTGCTGGTGATCGGGGCTCAATGGAAACGCGGAATCCAAAAAATATTGATCGGGAGTGTGTCTGAGGAAATCCTGAGGAAAGCTTCCTGCCCAGTATTGATCGTGGGTCCAGAGGTGGTTAGAAATGATTATGAAATTCCGATTGAGGATCCACTCAGGATCCTGATGCTCACCGATCTTTCACCTGCATCGACTGGCGCTGAAGACTACGCCAATTTTCTTGCAAAACGAATGAAGGCTGATTTGACGATCTGTTACTCTTGGGGGCATCGCATGTACGAACTCAAGGAGGCCTTGGCGTCGAGAAAGCTCTCAAATCTGAAGTTAGCGATTCACTCAATGAATACGAGAAGAAGAATTGAAAAATTGCTGAACGATAAAGTTAAGACTGCCGAAAAAATGGGAATCAATGTTCAAGGACTTCTTTTGAGTCAGCAAAAAAGTTTAGAGAGGGTGATTGCATCAGATGGTGATCAAATGGCTGACTTGATTGTCGTCGGTTCACATTCAAGATCTCGAGTTACTAAAGCATTTATCGGAAGCACTACAAGAAAACTTATCCTGGAATCTCCTGTGCCAATACTGGTTGTAAGATCAAATCGGTAA
- a CDS encoding efflux RND transporter periplasmic adaptor subunit: MNKKSNYVSLLVYTTLLIIALLCLWILTRTKPLEVHYHVIKKATFQDVLTIDGVVRSNDKIVVTAFANGDLEPIVFNVGDPVKKNQTLGILRWDAIKDIKSPMDGVVSKIYRDSPGPINRGEPIIEILNPDRLEVMVEVLTTDAVRITEGTPAIIDGLGQDRKFDARVSRVSRAGFVKLSALGIEEEKTNIYLKFVNPPPRTLGNNYHVEVRFVISQTENSLIVPNSALFKVGDSWAVYKVDKDKAHIQIIQIDKKSSTEAIVSEGLAAGDIIVDFPNDLVSEGKTLKPLSIE; this comes from the coding sequence ATGAACAAGAAATCAAACTATGTCAGCTTGCTGGTATATACCACTCTCTTGATCATCGCCCTACTTTGCCTGTGGATATTAACTCGAACAAAACCTCTTGAGGTTCATTACCACGTGATCAAAAAAGCGACCTTTCAAGATGTACTGACAATCGACGGGGTGGTGCGTTCCAACGATAAGATTGTCGTCACGGCGTTCGCGAACGGAGACCTTGAACCTATAGTTTTTAATGTCGGTGACCCTGTTAAAAAAAATCAGACTTTAGGTATTCTGAGATGGGACGCAATAAAAGACATTAAAAGCCCCATGGACGGAGTTGTATCAAAAATCTATCGAGACTCCCCTGGCCCCATCAATAGAGGAGAGCCTATCATTGAAATATTAAACCCAGACCGTCTGGAAGTAATGGTTGAAGTATTAACTACAGATGCTGTTCGTATAACCGAAGGGACACCTGCGATCATAGATGGCTTAGGCCAGGATAGAAAATTCGATGCACGAGTTAGTCGCGTTAGCAGAGCAGGATTTGTTAAACTGTCAGCACTGGGAATCGAAGAAGAAAAAACAAACATCTACTTGAAGTTCGTCAATCCTCCGCCTAGAACTCTTGGAAATAACTATCATGTCGAAGTCCGCTTTGTAATATCACAAACAGAAAACTCATTAATCGTTCCCAATTCAGCGCTTTTTAAAGTCGGAGATTCCTGGGCAGTTTACAAAGTTGATAAAGACAAAGCACACATTCAAATTATTCAGATTGATAAAAAATCGTCCACCGAAGCCATCGTTTCAGAAGGATTGGCTGCCGGTGACATTATTGTGGATTTCCCAAATGATCTTGTATCAGAAGGAAAAACTTTAAAGCCATTATCAATTGAGTAG
- a CDS encoding universal stress protein, translating into MKKRGGPMPTKTILLCDDVFAKKEEAKERSRVLQKLTNDLSQRLKNKVRTIAVLDIPKEVITTADKKSDIEILKGLPVEVILKQAKEPNVEMLVMGTRARSGVKRTFLGSVAEEIVRNADVPVLVLGSHAVEADYSLNKKTLKILVISDLSDTSGGAERFAARFAKKLNAEIILFHSVGDQIKHMKDMLYSQRVKSAGVEALFDEMKEFAETSMSRKIKAYKAQGLKATGHIAYEEVEVSKFLKKNDWQNADFIVMGTHSRGRFLKAFLGSTTRRVMLSARVPVIIVRTK; encoded by the coding sequence TTGAAAAAGCGGGGAGGGCCTATGCCCACTAAGACGATACTTCTGTGTGATGATGTTTTCGCAAAAAAAGAGGAAGCTAAAGAACGCTCTCGTGTTTTGCAAAAGTTGACTAATGATTTATCTCAGAGACTGAAAAATAAGGTCAGAACAATTGCCGTCCTGGATATTCCCAAAGAAGTCATTACGACTGCCGATAAAAAATCGGATATTGAAATTCTCAAGGGTCTTCCGGTTGAGGTGATACTTAAGCAAGCCAAAGAACCGAATGTCGAAATGCTTGTTATGGGCACTCGGGCCCGCTCAGGAGTAAAGAGAACTTTTCTTGGAAGTGTGGCCGAAGAAATTGTGCGCAATGCTGATGTGCCTGTATTAGTTCTTGGTTCGCATGCCGTCGAAGCAGACTACAGTCTTAATAAGAAAACCTTAAAAATTTTGGTTATTTCGGATCTGTCTGATACCTCGGGTGGCGCTGAAAGGTTCGCTGCGAGATTTGCAAAGAAGTTAAATGCAGAAATTATACTGTTCCACTCGGTCGGCGATCAAATCAAACACATGAAAGATATGCTGTACTCACAAAGAGTAAAAAGTGCCGGAGTCGAAGCACTATTTGATGAAATGAAAGAGTTTGCCGAAACTTCGATGTCACGGAAAATCAAAGCTTATAAAGCTCAGGGCCTTAAGGCCACCGGGCACATAGCTTATGAAGAAGTCGAAGTGTCTAAGTTCCTAAAAAAGAATGACTGGCAGAACGCTGATTTTATTGTCATGGGAACTCACTCCCGGGGAAGATTCTTAAAAGCATTTCTGGGTAGTACTACTCGGCGTGTGATGTTGTCTGCGCGTGTACCGGTGATTATCGTCCGAACAAAATAA